The proteins below come from a single Streptomyces sp. B3I8 genomic window:
- a CDS encoding glycoside hydrolase family 20 protein — protein sequence MLLGAGVVVAGGAVAAAVTLWPAGDGGGGTRASDSASAGTGSTSASPSPSRSYPLSKPPHTIPAVRAHTAAHGPGWRPARGARVVVDDDGLADEGKLLAGELRMTYGGRNGARSGDVELALDGGGDAESYTLTVGGGRVRIAGPGQAGVFYGTRTLKQEVHDGGTAPEGVVRDGPAKPVRGFMLDIARKHFTAGWIEDRVRELGDLKYNELGLHFSDDQGFRIESDTHPEVVSEEHLSKTEVKRIVALAAERHIAVVPEIDSPGHLGAVIAAHPDLQLRNAQGASASRGTLDISKPGAARIVDELLGEYADLFPGSAWHLGGDEYQALTASNPAASYPQLASAVVKRYGAGATVADLATGWLNDRAAVVARHGRTPRAWNDGFYRSVKKASVSKDVRVAYWTGKEYGARQPTEYLAAGREVVNYNDEFLYYVLGQPQTFVYPTGQRIYEQWTPRVLRGTTAVPASYDDRIRGGVFAVWCDMSGAQTQDQVAAGIRMPLRAMVQKLWDPGKPELSWKDFQSLANRIG from the coding sequence TTGCTGCTGGGCGCTGGGGTCGTCGTGGCGGGCGGCGCCGTCGCGGCGGCCGTGACGCTGTGGCCCGCCGGTGACGGGGGCGGCGGGACGCGCGCCTCCGACAGCGCCTCGGCGGGGACGGGGTCCACCAGCGCCTCGCCGTCACCGAGCCGCAGCTACCCGCTGTCGAAGCCGCCGCACACCATCCCCGCCGTGCGCGCGCACACCGCCGCCCACGGACCGGGCTGGCGGCCCGCGCGCGGCGCCCGCGTCGTCGTGGACGACGACGGCCTCGCCGACGAGGGGAAGCTGCTCGCCGGGGAACTGAGGATGACGTACGGCGGGCGGAACGGGGCCCGGTCGGGGGACGTGGAACTCGCGCTCGACGGCGGCGGGGACGCCGAGTCGTACACCCTGACCGTCGGCGGCGGCCGGGTGCGGATCGCCGGGCCGGGGCAGGCCGGCGTCTTCTACGGCACCCGCACGCTCAAGCAGGAGGTGCACGACGGCGGCACGGCACCCGAGGGCGTCGTGCGTGACGGGCCCGCCAAGCCGGTGCGCGGGTTCATGCTCGACATCGCCCGCAAGCACTTCACGGCCGGCTGGATCGAGGACCGGGTACGGGAACTGGGCGACCTGAAGTACAACGAGCTCGGTCTGCACTTCTCCGACGACCAGGGCTTCCGCATCGAGTCGGACACGCACCCCGAGGTGGTCTCCGAGGAGCACCTGAGCAAGACGGAGGTGAAGCGGATCGTCGCCCTCGCGGCGGAGCGGCACATCGCCGTCGTCCCCGAGATCGACTCCCCGGGGCACCTCGGCGCCGTCATCGCCGCCCACCCCGACCTGCAACTGCGCAACGCGCAGGGCGCCTCGGCGAGCCGGGGCACGCTGGACATCTCGAAGCCGGGGGCCGCGAGAATCGTCGACGAGCTGCTGGGGGAGTACGCGGACCTCTTCCCCGGCTCCGCCTGGCACCTGGGCGGCGATGAGTACCAGGCGCTGACCGCGTCGAACCCGGCCGCCTCCTATCCGCAGCTCGCCTCGGCGGTCGTGAAGCGGTACGGGGCGGGGGCGACCGTCGCCGACCTGGCGACGGGCTGGCTGAACGACCGCGCGGCGGTGGTCGCCCGGCACGGGCGGACCCCCCGGGCGTGGAACGACGGCTTCTACCGCTCGGTGAAGAAGGCGAGCGTCTCGAAGGACGTACGGGTCGCCTACTGGACGGGGAAGGAGTACGGGGCCCGGCAGCCGACGGAGTACCTCGCGGCCGGCCGCGAGGTCGTCAACTACAACGACGAGTTCCTCTACTACGTGCTCGGCCAGCCGCAGACGTTCGTCTACCCGACCGGGCAGCGCATCTACGAGCAGTGGACGCCGCGGGTGCTGCGCGGCACGACCGCCGTGCCGGCCTCGTACGACGACCGCATACGAGGCGGGGTGTTCGCGGTGTGGTGCGACATGTCGGGTGCCCAGACCCAGGACCAGGTCGCGGCCGGCATCCGGATGCCGCTGCGGGCGATGGTGCAGAAGCTGTGGGACCCGGGGAAGCCGGAGCTGTCCTGGAAGGATTTCCAGAGCCTGGCGAACCGGATCGGATGA
- a CDS encoding RNA polymerase sigma factor gives MGDDAELTAAVLAAQGGDEAAFRKVYRTVHPRLLGYVRTLVGDADAEDIASEAWLQIARDLGRFSGDADRFRGWAARIARNRALDHIRMRGRRPVIGGDENELAARAADSDTACEAIEALATDRALSLIARLPQDQAEAVVLRVVVGLDARTAAETLGKRPGAVRTAAHRGLKRLAELLGADAESTSALDALPPQRQPRVRAVTSASVTRSRSRTQKDV, from the coding sequence GTGGGGGACGACGCGGAGCTGACCGCCGCGGTGCTCGCGGCCCAGGGTGGTGACGAGGCCGCGTTCCGGAAGGTGTACCGCACGGTGCACCCCCGACTGCTGGGGTACGTCCGTACGCTCGTCGGCGACGCGGACGCCGAGGACATCGCCTCCGAGGCATGGCTGCAGATCGCCCGTGACCTGGGGCGGTTCAGCGGGGACGCCGACCGGTTCCGGGGCTGGGCCGCCCGTATCGCCCGCAACCGCGCCCTGGACCACATACGGATGCGCGGACGTCGTCCGGTGATCGGCGGCGACGAGAACGAGCTGGCCGCCCGGGCCGCCGACTCCGACACGGCGTGCGAGGCCATCGAGGCGCTCGCCACCGACCGTGCCCTGTCGCTCATCGCCCGGCTGCCGCAGGACCAGGCGGAGGCGGTGGTGCTGCGCGTGGTCGTCGGACTGGACGCCCGCACCGCCGCCGAGACGCTGGGCAAGCGCCCGGGCGCCGTCCGCACCGCCGCGCACCGGGGTCTGAAGAGGCTCGCGGAGTTGCTGGGAGCGGACGCGGAGTCAACAAGCGCCCTCGACGCGCTCCCCCCACAGAGGCAACCGCGGGTACGCGCGGTGACGTCCGCAAGTGTGACGCGGTCGCGTTCGCGGACGCAGAAGGATGTGTGA
- a CDS encoding L,D-transpeptidase family protein, with amino-acid sequence MLAAGGALVVIAAVGGCTVQPTDGDGRGGGTYPVHIDVPATRGTGTPATHGTGTPAGRGAGKAAPPAAPRATSAPRTVAPARVLWSDGDHGRDVRELQARLKQAAWLFDGPTGTYDDLTAKAVGGFQGKRGLPRTGRTDTVTWQRLLAMTHEPTKWELYAFGGQPAAPPDPRCLTGRVLCISKTSRTLRWMIDGRTVSEMPVRFGTELTPTREGVFHVYWKSRHHVSTLYDSPMPYAMFFSGGQAVHYSYDFAARGYAGGSHGCVNVRDEQKIAALFAQVRDGDKVVVHW; translated from the coding sequence ATGCTGGCCGCCGGCGGGGCGCTGGTGGTGATCGCGGCCGTCGGCGGCTGCACGGTCCAGCCCACGGACGGCGACGGTCGGGGCGGGGGCACCTACCCCGTCCACATCGACGTCCCCGCCACCCGCGGCACGGGCACACCGGCCACGCATGGCACCGGCACCCCGGCCGGCCGCGGCGCCGGCAAGGCGGCTCCACCCGCCGCCCCGCGCGCCACGTCCGCGCCCCGTACGGTCGCACCGGCCCGGGTGCTGTGGTCCGACGGGGACCACGGCAGGGACGTACGGGAGCTGCAGGCGCGGCTGAAACAGGCCGCCTGGCTGTTCGACGGGCCGACGGGCACCTACGACGACCTCACCGCGAAGGCGGTCGGCGGCTTCCAGGGCAAGCGCGGCCTGCCGCGGACCGGCCGCACGGACACCGTCACCTGGCAGCGGCTGCTGGCGATGACGCACGAGCCGACGAAGTGGGAGCTGTACGCGTTCGGCGGGCAGCCGGCGGCGCCCCCGGACCCGCGCTGCCTGACCGGCCGGGTGCTGTGCATCAGCAAGACGAGCCGAACCCTGCGCTGGATGATCGACGGCCGCACGGTCTCGGAGATGCCCGTACGGTTCGGCACCGAGCTCACCCCGACGAGGGAGGGCGTCTTCCACGTCTACTGGAAGTCCCGGCACCACGTCTCCACGCTGTACGACTCGCCGATGCCGTACGCGATGTTCTTCAGCGGGGGCCAGGCGGTGCACTACTCGTACGACTTCGCGGCGCGCGGCTACGCCGGGGGGTCGCACGGATGCGTCAACGTGCGGGACGAGCAGAAGATCGCGGCCCTGTTCGCGCAGGTCCGCGACGGGGACAAGGTCGTCGTCCACTGGTGA